The following proteins are co-located in the Primulina tabacum isolate GXHZ01 chromosome 11, ASM2559414v2, whole genome shotgun sequence genome:
- the LOC142519275 gene encoding uncharacterized protein LOC142519275, whose amino-acid sequence MRFLKSTRFMVNSVLRNYDPKTNPREVVEPFLGFVHSAPGNAVWKRKADAAFLKFTTLKSFFEETLVAILDYVLDSPLTETPLCYSDTFASSKSRLPPPYSIREEMIYP is encoded by the exons ATGAG GTTCTTGAAAAGTACCAGATTTATGGTGAATTCAGTCTTGCGTAATTATGATCCTAAAACAAATCCTCGGGAAGTAGTGGAA CCTTTCCTGGGTTTTGTCCATTCAGCGCCTGGAAACGCTGTATGGAAGCGCAAAGCTGATGCTGCTTTTCTGAAATTCACT ACACTGAAATCATTTTTCGAGGAGACGCTGGTTGCTATTCTAGATTATGTATTAGATTCACCTCTTACAGAGACACCGCTCTGCTATTCGGATACTTTTGCTAGTTCCAAGTCACGGTTACCTCCTCCATATTCAATCAGAGAAGAGATGATATATCCCTAG